The nucleotide sequence CGCAATTTCGTCACCCGCGCCGGCACGAGCGTGCCGGACTGGCTGGCGGAGAAATTCGACGGCCTCGACGATGATCCCGATACAAGGAAGCTCGTCGCCGCGACGGTCGCCGCCGGCCAGGTGCACAAGCTGGCCAAGCACGGCGTCGACACCTTCCATTTCTACACCATGAACCGTGCTGATCTCGTGTTCGCGATCAGCCATTTGCTCGGCATTCGCGCCAAGAGCGCCCAGAAGGCTGCGTAAGACCAGATGACCGTACCCGTCTCGCCCAAGCGTAACGCCCTGCTCGCCGCCGCGCGCGAGCGCATCCTGGTGCTCGACGGCGCCATGGGCACGATGATCCAGGGCCTGCAGTTCGACGAAGCCGCCTTCCGCGGCGAGCGCTTCAAGAACTTCCACCGCGACCTTCGCGGCAACAACGACCTGTTGATCCTGACCCAGCCGCAGGCGATCGAGGACATCCACGCCGCCTACTTGCGCGCCGGCGCCGATATCGTCGCCACCAACACCTTCTCGACCACCTCGATCGCGCAGGCCGACTACGACCTCGCCGACGTCGTCTACGAGATGGCTCGCGAGGGCGCACGCCTTGCCCGCAACGCCGCCGAGCGCGTCCAGGCAGAGGATGGCAAGCCGCGCTTCGTCGCCGGCGCCATCGGGCCGACCAACCGCACCGCCTCGATCTCGCCCGACGTCGCCAATCCCGGCTACCGCGCCGTCACCTTCGACGATTTGCGCGAATCCTATGGCGAGCAGATCAGGGGCCTGATCGACGGCGGCGTCGACCTCCTGCTGGTCGAGACCATCTTCGACACCCTGAACGCCAAGGCGGCGCTCTATGCGATCGCCGAGATCACAGAAGAGCGCGGCATCGACGTGCCCGTGATGGTGTCGGGCACCATCACCGACAAGTCCGGCCGCCTGCTCTCCGGCCAGATGCCGGAGGCATTCTGGAATTCGGTTCGGCACGCAAAACCCGTCACCATCGGCTTCAACTGCGCGCTCGGCGCGGAAGACCTGCGCGCGCACATCGCCGACATCGGCCGCGTCGCCGACACGCTGGTCTGCGCCTATCCCAATGCCGGCCTGCCCAACGAGTTCGGCCAGTATGACGAGAGCCCGGAGTACATGGCGCGCCTGATCGGCGAGTTCGCGCGCGACGGCCTCGTCAACATCGTCGGCGGCTGCTGCGGCACCACGCCGGAGCATATTGCGGCGATTGCCGCCGCCGTCGCCCCGCACAAGCCGCGCATCGTGCCTGAGATCACGCTGCGCTTAAGGCTCTCCGGCCTCGAGCCGTTCGTGCTGACGGACGCTATTCCCTTCGTCAATGTCGGCGAGCGCACCAACGTCACCGGCTCGGCCCGTTTCCGCAAGCTGATCACCGCGGGCGACTATACGGCCGCGCTGCAAGTCGCGCGCGACCAAGTCGAGAACGGCGCGCAAATCATCGACGTCAACATGGACGAGGGTCTGCTCGACTCGGAAGCCGCGATGCGGACCTTCCTCAATCTCGTCGCCGCCGAGCCGGATATCGCCCGCGTGCCCGTGATGGTCGACTCCTCGAAATTCTCGGTGATCGAGGCCGGCCTGAAGTGCGTACAGGGCAAGCCGGTCGTCAACTCGATCTCGCTGAAGGAAGGCGAGGAGAAGTTCATCCACGAGGCCAGGATCGCGCGCCGCCATGGCGCGGCGGTCGTCGTGATGGCTTTCGACGAAACCGGACAGGCCGATACCTTCAAGCGCAAGACCGAAATCTGCAAGCGCGCCTACGACATCCTCGTGAACACGATCGGCTTCCCGCCGGAAGACATCATCTTCGACCCGAACATCTTCGCGATCGCGACCGGCATCGAGGAGCACAACAATTACGGCGTCGACTTCATCGAGGCGACGCGCTGGATCCGCCAGAACCTGCGTGGGGCGCACATCTCGGGCGGCGTTTCCAACCTGTCGTTCTCGTTCCGCGGCAACGAGCCGGTGCGCGAGGCCATGCATTCGGTGTTCCTGTATCATGCCATCAAGGCTGGCATGGACATGGGCATCGTCAATGCCGGGCAGATGATCGTCTATGACGACATCGATCCGGAGCTGCGCCAGACCTGCGAGGACGTCGTTCTCAACCGCGATCCGGGCGCGTCCGAACGCCTGCTCGCGCTCGCCGAAAAATTCCGCGGCAAGAAGACCGAAAGCAAGGAAGCTGATCTGGCCTGGCGCGAATGGCCGGTCGAGAAGCGGTTGTCCCATGCGCTGGTGCACGGCATCACCGAGTTCATCGAGCAGGATACGGAAGAAGCTCGTGCCGCCTCCGCGCGGCCGCTCGACGTCATCGAAGGCCCGCTGATGGCCGGCATGAATGTGGTCGGCGACCTCTTCGGCGACGGCAAGATGTTCCTGCCGCAGGTCGTCAAATCCGCGCGCGTGATGAAGCAGGCGGTCGCCTATCTGATGCCGTTCATGGAAGAGGAGAAGGCGCGCAATCTCGCCAGCGGCATCGGCGGCGACGCCAAATCGTCCGCCGGCAAGATCGTGCTCGCCACCGTAAAGGGCGACGTCCACGACATCGGCAAGAACATCGTCGGCATCGTGCTCCAGTGCAACAATTTCGAGGTCATCGATCTCGGCGTGATGGTGCCGGCCGCCAAGATCGTCGAGACCGTGAAGGCGGAGAAGGCCGACATCGTCGGCCTGTCCGGCCTGATCACGCCCTCGCTCGACGAGATGGCGTTCTTCGCCGGCGAATTGCAGCGCGAAGGCTTGAAGCTCCCACTGTTGATCGGCGGCGCCACCACGAGCCGCGTGCATACGGCGGTGAAGATCGACCCGAGCTACCAGGCGGGGCCCGTGGTGCACGTCAACGACGCCAGCCGCGCCGTCGGCGTCGCCTCCTCCCTGCTTTCGCCCGACAAGCGCGAGGCTTACGCCGCCGAGGTGCGCGCGGAATACGCCAAGATCTCCGAGGCGCATCTGCGCGCGCAGGCCGACAAGAAGCGCCTGAAGCTTAGCGATGCCCGCGCCAACCGCGTGCCGATCGATTTTGCCGCGGCAAAGCCGATGAAGCCGACCTTCCTCGGCACCAAAACGTTCGACGCGTACGACCTCGCCGAGCTCGTCGACTGCATCGACTGGACGCCGTTCTTCCAGACCTGGGAGCTCGCCGGCCGCTTCCCCGCCATCCTTGACGACGCCAAGGTCGGCGAGGTCGCGCGCTCGCTCTATGACGATGCGCGCAAAATGCTCGACACCATCGTCAAGGAGAAATGGTTCCGGGCGCGCGCGACGATCGGCTTCTGGCCGGCGAACGCACAAGGCGACGACATTGTGCTCTACGCCGACGAGAGCCGGACGAAGACGATTGCGACGCTGCATACGCTGCGTCAGCAGCTCGAGAAGCGCGAGGGCCGCTTCAACGCGGCGCTGTCCGACTTCATCGCGCCGGCCGGCACGGGCGTGCCCGATTATATCGGCGGCTTCGTGGTCACCGCCGGCATCGGCGAGGACGCGGTCGCCGATCGCTTCAAGAAGGCCAATGACGATTACTCGTCCATCCTCTGCAAGGCGCTCGCCGATCGCCTTGCCGAAGCCTTCGCCGAGCGCATGCATGCCCGCGTGCGCCGCGAGTTCTGGGCCTATGCGCCGGATGAGGCACTCTCCAACGAAGAGCTGATCCTGGAGAAATATCAGGGCATCCGTCCCGCGCCCGGTTATCCCGCGCAGCCCGATCACACCGAGAAGGCGACGCTGTTCGCACTGCTCGACGCCGAGAAGACGGCCGGCGTGAAGCTGACCGAGAGCTTTGCGATGTGGCCCGGCTCGTCCGTGTCGGGGCTCTATTTCGCGAACCCCGAGAGCTACTATTTCGGCGTCGGCAAGATCGAGCGCGACCAAGTCGAGGATTACGCCGCGCGCAAGGGCATGGATGTCGCCGAGGTCGAACGCTGGCTTGCACCGGTGTTGAACTACATCCCGGCGCAGCAGGGTGCGGCCAAAGCTTCATTCGCGGCGACGCCAGCGAACGACGTATCTTCGGACGATCTTGCCTCCCATCCCCCGGGCTGCACCTGCGCGGTCCACCTCGTCTGGCAGAAAAAGCGCGTGGGCGCGGGATAAATATCCCTTCTCGCCAACATGCTCCGCTCGAAAGTGATGACCGCCTCGGCAATTTGGCGGTCGTCGCATTTCAAACATCCGCGCAAATTCCGTTTCAAACTTTGTAGGCGGTGAAACCGTCATCGAGATCGCGTTCAATGGGGCCAACCCAACTCCAGCACGCGAGCCGACCATGACCGCCATCATTCCCGAAGGTTTTGAACCGCATTTCCGCAAGAGTCCGCTCACTGAGCCCTGGGAGCCTCTGTACGCCAAGAAGACAGACAAGGCCGTGATCCTCGGCCTGCGGCTGGCAAAGCCGCACACCAATGGCCGCGGCTTGATTCATGGCGGGCTGATCGCGGCATTGTCCGACAACGCCATGGGCTATAGCTGCGCGCAGGCGACGGGTTGGACGACGTCATTCGTGACGATCTCGCTGTCGGTCGATTTCGTCGGCTCGGCCGAGATCGGACAATGGCTGTCGATCGAGAGCGAGGTGATCAAGACCGGCAGCACGATTTGCTTCGCGCAGAGCCTGATCAAGGCCGACGACACCGTGATCGCGCGCGCCAGCGGCACGTTCCGCGTGGTGCCGAAGAAGGGGTAGCCTCTCGTGGCTCTGCGCAAGGGCGCTTCACGCTGCAGCGCGTCCAGGACACGAGCGCCTACCCAAACCTCCACGCGGTCGTCTCCACGACGAGATCGATGAACGCCCGCACCTTGGCCGAGAGCAGGCGCGAGGTCGGGTAGACGACGTGGATCGGCAGCACCGGCTGTTCGTACTTCGCCAGCACGATTCTGAGCCGCCCGCGCCTTAAGCCCTCAGCAGCCTGGTAGGCCAGCACGCGCGTCACGCCGCCGCCGGCCTCGGCATATTGCAGGGCGGCGTCGGCACTGTTGCTGATGAAGCGGGGGTGAGGTGCCACCTCGATGTCGCGGCCGTCGCGGAGGAAACGCCATTCGGACGCCGGGCCGAACTGGATGGTCTGGTGCGAGGTGAGCGCTTCCGGCGTCTTCGGCTCGCCATGGCGCTTCAGATAGGTCGGCGCGGCGACCACGATCCGCCGCATGGCGCCGACCTGGCGCGCCATGAGCGAGGAATCGGCGAGGTGGCCGATGCGTACCGCGGCGTCGACGGCATCTTCCACGAGGTTGACGAGATGGTCCGACAGCCGCAGCTCGCAGGCAACGTCGGGGTAGCGCTTGAGATAGGCGGCCATCACCGGCCCGACATGCAGCCGGCCGAAGCCGACCGGCGCCGACACCACCAGTTTTCCGCTCGGCCGCTTGCGCTCCTCCCGCGCGGAGCCGTCCGCCTCCTCAACATCGGCGAGAATGCGCCTGGCACGCTCCAGGTAGCGCGCGCCGACGTCGGTCAGCGCGACCTGCCGCGTGGTCCGCTGCAACAGGCGCGCGCCGAGATGCTCCTCCAGCGCCGCGATCTGCCGCGTCACCGCCGAGGGCGACAGCCGCAGCTTGCGCGCGGCCGGCGCGAAGCCGCGCAAATCGGCGACGGTAACGAAGACCTGCATGGCATCGAGGCGGTCCATTTCATTATTGCATATATCGCAACGATGAAGTGTCAAGAGACGCGATTGTTTTAACCGCCAGAAGCTCCATTCTTAAGGCCCGAAAGACGCGAAATGCGCCGGGATTCTCAGGAGATGTTCCATGACGGCAGCGCACACCCATGCGAGCGACGTGGCGTTCACGCCGGCGGTGAAATCGATCCAGACCCGAAAGGGGTCGCGCGAGGCCTATGCCCGCGCCGAGCAGCGCGGCTGGCGCACCGAGGTCGACGAGAACCTGGCGGCGTTCCTCGCCGATGCCGACAGCTTCTATCTGGCCACCGCCTCAGGCGATGGCCAACCCTACATCCAGCACCGCGGCGGGCCGAAGGGCTTTCTGAAGGTGCTGGACAAGCAGACGCTTGCCTTTGCCGACTACGCCGGCAACCAGCAATATCTCACCCAGGGCAATCTGTCGGAGAATCCAAAGGCCTACATCTTTGTGATGGACTATGCCCATCGCCGCCGCGTGAAGATCTGGGGGGAGGCGCGCGTCGTCGAGGACGACGATGCGCTGACGCAGGCGCTGATGCCGAAAGGATATCGGGCACGGCCCGAGCAGGTGATCCTGTTCAAGATCGCGGCATGGGACACGAACTGCCCGCAGCACATCCCGCAGAAGTTCGATGCGGCGGATGTGGCCGCGGCGCTGGCGGCACGCGATCAGCGGATTGCGGAGCTGGAAGCGGAAGTGGGGGCGCTGAAGGCGAAGGCGCCGGCTTCGCGTTGAGGGGCCCTCTTCGCTTCTCCCCGCTCGCGGGGAGAAGCCGGAATCCGCGCAAAGCGCGAACTCCGGGTGAGCGGGAGCCTCTGCGAATCCGGCTTTCATCGTCCCCCGAAACTTCCGGGTCAATTTCTCGCATGTGGTCATGCCCCGCGAAGGCGGGGCATCCAGTACGCGGCAGCCTATCCGTATGCGTCACTGCCTCTGGAATACTGGATCGCCCGGTCAAGCCGGGCGATGACAGCGAGAATGCAGCGGCGACCGTCGCTAAGCCACCACCACCCGCCTCGGCTCGACGAGCTCATCACAGCACACTCGCCCCTTCGTGCTGGAAGCCGAGATAGCTGGCCGCGACGCGCTCGTTGGCGGCGATGTCGCTGGCCTTGCCGCTGAGCACGAACTCGCCGAGCTCCATCACATAGGCATGGTCCGCGATCTTCAGCGCGGCCTGCGCGTTCTGCTCGACCAGGAGCACGGAGACGCCGCTGGCGCGCAGCTCGGTGACAATGCGGAAGATGTCGGCCACGATGATCGGGGCGAGACCGAGGCTCGGCTCGTCCAGCATCAAGAGTTTCGGCTCTCCCATCAGCGCGCGGCCCATCGCCAGCATTTGCTGCTCGCCGCCGGACAAGGTGCCGGCGAGCTGCTTGCGACGCTCCTTGAGGCGCGGAAACAGCGCATAGACCCGCTCGATCGAGGCCTTCGCCCGGCTCTTCTCGATGCGGAAAGCCCCGAGCTCGAGATTGTCCTCGACATTCATGGTCACGAACAATTCGCGGTGCTCCGGCACGAGGCCGAGGCCCATCGCGACGCGGTCCTCGATGTCGAGCCGCGCGAGATCTTGCCCGGCAAAAGTGACGCGGCCCTTCAGCGGCAGGATGCCCATGATGGCGGAGAGCAGCGTGGTCTTGCCGGCGCCGTTGGCGCCGACGATGGTGACGATCTCGTTCGTGCCGACTTCGAGCGAGACCGAGCGGACGGCCTCGACCTTGCCATAGGCGACATGCGCGTCGGTGACGGACAACAGCGCGCTCATGCCGCCACTCCGAGATAGGCCTTGATCACTTCGGGATTGGTCTTGATCGTGGCCGGCGTGCCCTCCGCAATCTTGGTGCCGAAGTCGAGCACAACGATGCGATCGGCGAGATTCATCACGAAGCCCATGTCGTGCTCGACCAGCAGCACCGACATGCCGCCGTCGCGCAATTCGCGCAAGAGCGCCGCGAGCCGCTGCTTCTCCATGTGGCGCAGGCCCGCGGCCGGCTCGTCGAGCAGGAGCAGCATCGGATCAACGCACAGGGCACGCGCGATCTCAACGATGCGCTGCTGGCCCAGCGACAGGCTGCCTGCGAGCTGATGCATCTGGTCGGCAAGGCCGACGCGCTCGATCTGGCGCGCGGCTTCGGCGAGCAGCTTGGCCTCATCAGTGCGGTCGAGCCGCAGCATCGAGGAAATGGGGCCGGAATGACCGCGCAGATGCGCGCCGATCGCGACGTTCTCGAGCACGGTCATGTCCGGCACCAGCTTGACGTGCTGGAAGGTGCGGGAGATGCCAAGCTCCACGATCTCCTGCGGCGGCGCATTGTCGACCTTTTTGCCAAGCACGGAGATCGAGCCCGAGGTGGCCGACAGCACGCCGGTGATGAGATTGAACGTCGTGCTTTTTCCCGCGCCGTTAGGCCCGATCAGCGCGACGATCTCGCGGGCCCGAACGTCGAAGGAGACGTTGTTGACGGCGATCACGCCGCCGAACTGCTTGCGCGCCTTCTCGACCTGGAGCAGCACTCCGGTCTCACCGGCGGCGCGGACGCGTGCCGGCAAGGTCAGCGACGTATCCGGCTTTTTACCGCTGGTCTTCTGCGGCAGGAACGACATCAGCCAGGGCCAGACGCCGCCAGGCGCGAGCTGAAGCAGCAGCACCAGCATGATGCCGAACACGATGGTCTCGACCTGGCCCGAGCCCGGCAGAATCAGCGGCAGGTAGCTCTGCAGCACCTCCTTCAGGATCACGACGATCGCAGCACCAAGCACGCCGCCCCAGACGTAGCCGGCGCCGCCGACCACGGCGATGAAGAGATATTCGATGCCGGCCTGGGCGCCGAATGGCGTTGGGTTCACCGCGCGCTGCAGGTGCGCGTAGAGCCAGCCCGAGAGGCCGGCCAGCACCGCGGCGTGGATGAAGACCAGGAGCTTTGCACGGGGCGTATGCACGCCGAAGGCCTCTGCCGCAACATGTCCGCGCCGGAGCGCGCGGATGGCGCGTCCGGTGCGTGAGTCCAACAGATTCATGGTGAGCAGCGCGGAGAGGATGACCGCAACCCAGACCGCATAATAGATCGAGCCGGGATCGAGCATCCTGAACGAGCCGATCGACAGCGGCGGAATCGCCGAGATGCCGTCGTTGCGGCCCAAGAATTCCAGCTTGCTGAAGAGGTAGAACAGCCCCAGCCCCCAGGCGAGCGTGCCGAGCGGCAGATAATGGCCGGAAAGCCGGACCGTGATGAGGCCGAGCAGCACCGCGAACAAGCCGCTGACCAGCAAGGACAGCGGCAGGGTGAGCCAGGGCGACAGGCCATAGGCCGTCGACAGCACCGCCGTGGTGTAGGCGCCGAAGCCGACGAAGGCCGCCTGCCCGAACGAGGTGAGGCCGCCGACGCCGGTCAGCAGCACGAGGCCCATCGCGACCAGCGCCGCGAGGCCGATATTGTCGAGCAGCACGATCCAGAACGGCGGCACACCCGGAACAAACGGGATCGCCGCCATGAGAAGTGCGAAGACGATGGTGGGAAGCCGGGTCTGCATCGCGCGTCAGTCCTTCTCTTCCTCGACCGCGGGAGCTGCGAGCGAGCGCAGCAGCAGCACGGGGATCAAGAGCATGAAGACGATGACCTCCTTGTAGTTGCTCGCATAGAAGGACGAGAACGCCTCGACGATGCCGACGACGAGGGCCGCGGCCGCGGTGAGAGGATAGCTGACGAGGCCGCCGATGATCGCAGCGACGAAGCCTTTCAGACCGATCAGGAAGCCGCTGTCGTAGTAGAGGGTTGTAATGGGAACGATAAGTATGCCCGAGAGCGCGCCGATGACGGACGCCAGCAGGAAGGCGATCTGCCCCGACAGCGTCGTGCGGATGCCGGCAAGGCGCGCACCGAGCCGGTTGACGGCGGTCGCGCGCAGCGCCTTGCCGTAGAGCGTCAGGCCGAAGAACAGCCACAGGCCGACGATGAAGGCGATGGTGATGGCGTAGACCGTAATGCTCTGGCCGGTGAAGCGCAGCGAGCCTGCGGTGAACGCGGCGGACAGCACGGCCGGTCCGCGCTGGCCTTCGGCGCCGAAGAACAAGAGGCCCAACCCCTGGAGCGCGAGGTGGACGCCGACGGAGGCGATCAGGAGCACCAGCACGGAGGTGTGGGCGAGCGGCTGGAACACGATGCGATAGAGCGACAGGCCGATCAGCGCGACGATCACCAGGGACAATGCCATTGCGACCGCGACCGGCGGCTTCTGGCCGGCGAAATAGAGCGTGACGGCCAGCACGAGTCCCGGCAGCACGATGTTGGTGAGGAAGGTCCGCGCAACCAGCCGCCCGTGCAGCGCCTTGCGCGCGGCGACGAGGTCGAGGACGAAGGCGACGATTCCCATGGCGAGCGCGAGCTTGGCCGTGCCCGGCATCTGCCCGGAAGCGAGCGAGGCATAGGTCAGCGCGCCATAGGTGACGAATTCGCCCTGCGGGATCAGGATGACGCGGGTGACTGCGAACACCAGCACCAGCGCCAATCCGAGCAGCGCGTAGATCGCGCCATTGGTGATGCCGTCCTGCACCAGGAACAGCATGATGGTGGTGTTCAAGACCGGACGCTCCCCCTAAAGATCCGGACCCGGTCCCGCGATTGGGGTGGATGGTCCGCTCACAGCCATTGAAAAACGCTGACGATATTTGATATGGTCAATAACAATTATCAAATATAATCTCAAGGGCGACAAACGACCCGTCCCGAATTTAGCGGGATTGCGAGCATGAGGCGATGACCGTTTCCAAAACCGCTGAAAAATCCGCGGAAAAAACTGCGGAGGCGACGAAGGGCCGCAAGGACCCGCCCGAGGCGCCCGCCGAGGCCCTCCAGCTCGGCGAGCTCTCCGAGCAGCTCGGCTACGTGCTCAAGCGCGCCCAGCTCAAGGTGTTCGAGAATTTCCTGCGCTGCGTCGCCTCGCTCCAGCTCACCCCGGCCCAGTTCTCGGTGTTGCTGCTGGTCGAGAAGAATCCGGGGCGCAATCAAACCGAGATCGCCTCCACCCTCGGCATTCTCCGTCCGAATTTCGTGGCCATGCTGGACAATCTCGAGAGCCGCGACCTGTGCGCGCGGATCCGCTCGACCAACGATCGCCGCTCGCACATCCTGGTGCTGACCGACAAGGGCAAGGCGGTGCTGACCCGCGCGAAGAAGCTCGTCGCCACCAAGCACGAGGCGCGGCTGAACGACCTGCTCGGGACCGCCAATCGCGAGGCCCTGATCGCGATGCTTTCCAAGATCGCCAACGAGTTTTGAGGCGGGCAGTCATTCTTGGCTGCGCGAGCGCGAACCCGGAATCTCGCGCCGTGGCATGCGCTGCCGGTCGAACGGAATGACGCGCCGCATATAGAAAATGATGCTTGAAGCATCATTTAGCATGCCTTAGGCTTGCCAAATCAATCAACGTAACTGCCACGGACGTTCCGCCCCGTGATCACCGCAGCGCAGCTTCGAGCCGCCCGCGCCTTGCTGGGAATCGACCAGCGCGAACTTGCCCAGCGCAGTTCGTTGTCGCTGCCGACGATCCAGCGCATGGAGGCCTCCGAAGGGGTGATCCGCGGCAATGTCGATTCCCTGATGAAGCTGGTCGAGGCGCTGTCGGCTGCCGGCATCGAGCTGATCGCCGAGGGGGCGACGTCGAGCGCCGGGGGCCGCGGTGTGCGGCTGAAGCCTCGCCCCCCGAGCTCAGGCGACCAATAGCGATGACGACGCGCGCACAGATCATGATCCGGGAGCGGCCATGATCGCGGTGGCGCTATGGTCAGTGGCGGCTCTGCTGGCGCTGGCGCCTGCGGGAGTCCTGCTGTCGACGCGCCCGCACGGCTCGATCATCCTTTACGGCGGATGCCTGATCGCCACATCGACGCTATGTCTCACGGCGCTGTCCGATCTGCTCTATTTCCCGCATCTGACGCCGAGCGCGACACTGCCGATCGGCCTGCCCTGGCTCGGTGCCCATTTCCGGCTCGATGCGCTGTCCGCCTTCTTCCTCGTCGTCGTCAATCTCGGCGGCGCCGCTGCGAGCCTGTTCGCGCTCGGCTACGGCCGGCACGAGGACTCCCCCGGCCGCGTGCTGCCGTTCTATCCTGCCTATCTCGCTGCGATGAACGTCGTCGTGCTGGCAAACGATGCCTTCAGCTTCCTGGTCGCCTGGGAATTCATGTCGCTGACCTCCTGGGCGATGGTGGTGTCGCATCACCGGGAGGCCGAGAATGTCCGCGCCGGCTATGTCTATCTTCTGATGGCAAGTTTCGGCACGCTGGCGCTGCTGCTCGCCTTCGGCCTGCTCGCGAGCGACGCCGGTTACGATTTCGATGCGATCCGGGCCTCGCATCCTTCCGCTGCGCTGACCGGCATGGTGGTGATCCTCGTGCTGCTGGGTGCTGGCTCCAAGGCTGGCCTGGTGCCGCTGCACGCTTGGCTGCCGCTCGCCCATCCCGCGGCACCCAGCCACGTCTCCGGCCTCATGAGCGGCGTCATGACCAAGGTCGCCGTCTACGGCTTCGTGCGCATCGTCTTTGACCTTCTGCCCGAACCGGTGTGGTGGTGGAGCCTGGTGGTGCTGCTGGTCGGCGGTCCGACGGCGACGCTGGGCGTGCTCTATGCGCTGATGCAGCGCGATATCAAGCGCGTGCTCGCCTATTCAACGATCGAGAATATCGGCATCATCTTCACCGGCCTCGGGCTGGCGCTGGCTTTCAAGGCGGAAGGGCTCGACTGGGTGGCCGCGCTCGCTTTCACCGCGGCGATGCTGCACGTCTTCAATCATGCGCTGTTCAAGAGCCTGTTGTTCTTCGGCGCCGGCGCGGTGCTGGGAGCAACCGGCGAGCGCGACATGGAGAAGCTCGGCGGGCTGATCCATCACATGCCGAAAACGGCGTTCGCGATGCTGGTCGGCTGCGTCG is from Bradyrhizobium sp. ISRA430 and encodes:
- a CDS encoding LysR family transcriptional regulator produces the protein MDRLDAMQVFVTVADLRGFAPAARKLRLSPSAVTRQIAALEEHLGARLLQRTTRQVALTDVGARYLERARRILADVEEADGSAREERKRPSGKLVVSAPVGFGRLHVGPVMAAYLKRYPDVACELRLSDHLVNLVEDAVDAAVRIGHLADSSLMARQVGAMRRIVVAAPTYLKRHGEPKTPEALTSHQTIQFGPASEWRFLRDGRDIEVAPHPRFISNSADAALQYAEAGGGVTRVLAYQAAEGLRRGRLRIVLAKYEQPVLPIHVVYPTSRLLSAKVRAFIDLVVETTAWRFG
- a CDS encoding ABC transporter ATP-binding protein; this encodes MSALLSVTDAHVAYGKVEAVRSVSLEVGTNEIVTIVGANGAGKTTLLSAIMGILPLKGRVTFAGQDLARLDIEDRVAMGLGLVPEHRELFVTMNVEDNLELGAFRIEKSRAKASIERVYALFPRLKERRKQLAGTLSGGEQQMLAMGRALMGEPKLLMLDEPSLGLAPIIVADIFRIVTELRASGVSVLLVEQNAQAALKIADHAYVMELGEFVLSGKASDIAANERVAASYLGFQHEGASVL
- a CDS encoding pyridoxamine 5'-phosphate oxidase family protein codes for the protein MTAAHTHASDVAFTPAVKSIQTRKGSREAYARAEQRGWRTEVDENLAAFLADADSFYLATASGDGQPYIQHRGGPKGFLKVLDKQTLAFADYAGNQQYLTQGNLSENPKAYIFVMDYAHRRRVKIWGEARVVEDDDALTQALMPKGYRARPEQVILFKIAAWDTNCPQHIPQKFDAADVAAALAARDQRIAELEAEVGALKAKAPASR
- a CDS encoding branched-chain amino acid ABC transporter ATP-binding protein/permease, with translation MQTRLPTIVFALLMAAIPFVPGVPPFWIVLLDNIGLAALVAMGLVLLTGVGGLTSFGQAAFVGFGAYTTAVLSTAYGLSPWLTLPLSLLVSGLFAVLLGLITVRLSGHYLPLGTLAWGLGLFYLFSKLEFLGRNDGISAIPPLSIGSFRMLDPGSIYYAVWVAVILSALLTMNLLDSRTGRAIRALRRGHVAAEAFGVHTPRAKLLVFIHAAVLAGLSGWLYAHLQRAVNPTPFGAQAGIEYLFIAVVGGAGYVWGGVLGAAIVVILKEVLQSYLPLILPGSGQVETIVFGIMLVLLLQLAPGGVWPWLMSFLPQKTSGKKPDTSLTLPARVRAAGETGVLLQVEKARKQFGGVIAVNNVSFDVRAREIVALIGPNGAGKSTTFNLITGVLSATSGSISVLGKKVDNAPPQEIVELGISRTFQHVKLVPDMTVLENVAIGAHLRGHSGPISSMLRLDRTDEAKLLAEAARQIERVGLADQMHQLAGSLSLGQQRIVEIARALCVDPMLLLLDEPAAGLRHMEKQRLAALLRELRDGGMSVLLVEHDMGFVMNLADRIVVLDFGTKIAEGTPATIKTNPEVIKAYLGVAA
- the metH gene encoding methionine synthase produces the protein MTVPVSPKRNALLAAARERILVLDGAMGTMIQGLQFDEAAFRGERFKNFHRDLRGNNDLLILTQPQAIEDIHAAYLRAGADIVATNTFSTTSIAQADYDLADVVYEMAREGARLARNAAERVQAEDGKPRFVAGAIGPTNRTASISPDVANPGYRAVTFDDLRESYGEQIRGLIDGGVDLLLVETIFDTLNAKAALYAIAEITEERGIDVPVMVSGTITDKSGRLLSGQMPEAFWNSVRHAKPVTIGFNCALGAEDLRAHIADIGRVADTLVCAYPNAGLPNEFGQYDESPEYMARLIGEFARDGLVNIVGGCCGTTPEHIAAIAAAVAPHKPRIVPEITLRLRLSGLEPFVLTDAIPFVNVGERTNVTGSARFRKLITAGDYTAALQVARDQVENGAQIIDVNMDEGLLDSEAAMRTFLNLVAAEPDIARVPVMVDSSKFSVIEAGLKCVQGKPVVNSISLKEGEEKFIHEARIARRHGAAVVVMAFDETGQADTFKRKTEICKRAYDILVNTIGFPPEDIIFDPNIFAIATGIEEHNNYGVDFIEATRWIRQNLRGAHISGGVSNLSFSFRGNEPVREAMHSVFLYHAIKAGMDMGIVNAGQMIVYDDIDPELRQTCEDVVLNRDPGASERLLALAEKFRGKKTESKEADLAWREWPVEKRLSHALVHGITEFIEQDTEEARAASARPLDVIEGPLMAGMNVVGDLFGDGKMFLPQVVKSARVMKQAVAYLMPFMEEEKARNLASGIGGDAKSSAGKIVLATVKGDVHDIGKNIVGIVLQCNNFEVIDLGVMVPAAKIVETVKAEKADIVGLSGLITPSLDEMAFFAGELQREGLKLPLLIGGATTSRVHTAVKIDPSYQAGPVVHVNDASRAVGVASSLLSPDKREAYAAEVRAEYAKISEAHLRAQADKKRLKLSDARANRVPIDFAAAKPMKPTFLGTKTFDAYDLAELVDCIDWTPFFQTWELAGRFPAILDDAKVGEVARSLYDDARKMLDTIVKEKWFRARATIGFWPANAQGDDIVLYADESRTKTIATLHTLRQQLEKREGRFNAALSDFIAPAGTGVPDYIGGFVVTAGIGEDAVADRFKKANDDYSSILCKALADRLAEAFAERMHARVRREFWAYAPDEALSNEELILEKYQGIRPAPGYPAQPDHTEKATLFALLDAEKTAGVKLTESFAMWPGSSVSGLYFANPESYYFGVGKIERDQVEDYAARKGMDVAEVERWLAPVLNYIPAQQGAAKASFAATPANDVSSDDLASHPPGCTCAVHLVWQKKRVGAG
- a CDS encoding PaaI family thioesterase, producing MTAIIPEGFEPHFRKSPLTEPWEPLYAKKTDKAVILGLRLAKPHTNGRGLIHGGLIAALSDNAMGYSCAQATGWTTSFVTISLSVDFVGSAEIGQWLSIESEVIKTGSTICFAQSLIKADDTVIARASGTFRVVPKKG